A window of Mucilaginibacter robiniae genomic DNA:
CAAAAACAGCCATAGCTGCACCTGTACTGTCGGCAAATAAATCGCCCCAGTCGCCATCACGCCAGGTGAAAATAAATTTTTGCATAATTTCAATCATCGCACCAAAACCGATGGAGATAACAACTATGCTGATGGCATTTAAAATAGTTTGTGCACCCTTTCTGCGGATAACACCATTACAAGCTAAAGTAGCAAATACGAAAAAGAAACCGCAATGTACCAGCTTATCAAAGCCTGGAAAAAAGAGAGAGGAGTGTGTTTCTGCACTCATGTGCATAAAGCACATTACTAAAACAAATAAAGCCCACAATATAGTGAGCTTTTGATATCTGAAAAAATCTTGCATTAAGCGCCTATTAGTAATTGGTAATCGTCGGCCGATAATAAGCTATCTACCTCAGTTGGGTCGGTTAAGGTAATTTTAACCATCCAGCCATCACCATAAGGATCAGTATTTACCAGCTCCGGTTGGCTATCCAGCATGGCGTTAACTTCCTGCACGGTAGCAGTTACCGGCATAAACAAGTCTGATACTGTTTTAACAGCTTCAACTGTACCAAATACATCTTCTTGGCTTACCTCCTGCCCTATAGTGTTGATATCGACATAAACGATATCACCTAATTCGCGCTGGGCAAATTCAGTAATGCCTATATAGGCTTCAGTTCCTTCAACCCTGATCCATTCGTGATCTTTCGTGTATTTTAAATTGGCCGGAAAATTCATACAGTTATATGTTTGGTCCAAAAATAATAAATCCTAAGCGTTTAACAATAATCGTTTACCAGAAATACACCAAGATAGGTGATCTGTAAAACTTTAATGGCCTTTTTACTGTTATGAGGTGAATTAAACATTTACTACTATGAAAAAATTAAGTTTCGTTTGTATGATGGCTTTATCAGCCTGTATGTTTCAGGCTTGTAAAGGTCCGAGCAATGATAGCACTGCCAATGCCGATAGTGCTAACCACACTAAAGATACCTCAACCAACGCTTTAAACACTGGTGGTATTGCTGTAGCAGAAGATGATTCAAAGTTTGCAGTTGATGCAGCTAATGGCGGTATGGCAGAAGTTGAACTGGCTAAAGTAGCACAAGCTAAAGCTACCAACCCTCAAGTTAAAAGCTTTGCTGATATGATGATTAAAGATCATACTAAAGCTAATGATGAATTAATGGCTTTAGCTAAAACCAAAAATATTACACTGCCAACTACTTTAGGTAATGATGAGCAAAAAGTAATGACTGATCTGAACCAGAAAAAAGGAGCTGATTTTGATAAAGCTTATGTAAGCGACATGGTTGACGATCACAAGAAAGACGTTGATCTGTTTGAGAAAGCTTCTAAAGACAGTAAAGATGCTGATTTAAAAGCCTTTGCTACTAAAACGTTGCCAGTGTTGAAAATGCACCTGCAAACTATTGAAGGCATTCAAAAAAGCATGAAATAAAATAAAAGCAAATTTTTGCTTAAAATAAACGAGGCAGGCTGTTCAAACAGTCTGCCTCGTTTTCGTTTTATATATTTTCTATTGATTATGCTGGCATATTACAGCCCTAAGCTGCTTTTTAACTCTGAATCTGTAAAGTCATTTTGCAGAAGTGAGTAGTCAAATTCAGGTTTGGGCACATACCGGAGCTGAACAAGACCACTAGGGTAAGTTTGGGTATCGGTAAGCATTAAATTAAGACGATCTTGTACGGCCTGAAACAATGGTTTGCCGCCGCCTAATACAACCGGATGTATGGAAAGCCAAAATTCACTAACAAGTTTGTGTTCTAAAAATGATGATAACAAGGTAGCTCCGCCAAAAAGCCAAATATTATCGCCGGGCTGTGATAGTATAGCTTTTACCTCATCAATAAAGTTGGCACTATTGATAAGGCTAACGTTGGATAGTTCTAGATCGGCAGTTAACGTGTCAGAAAATACAACTATTTTCATGCCCGGAAAGCTTTGCTCCTCTAGCCCGGCAATCAGTTCATAACTTTTGCGGCCCATGAAAATGGTGTCAACAGTGCTAAAAAAGTCAGACATGCCATAATCCTCATCGGTGAAACACCAATCGTATTCACCATTTGGGCCTTCAATATAGCCATCTAGGCTCACGGCCAGGTTCAATATTACTTTTCTCATGTTAATGTTTAATCTTCGGGTTGGCTTTTCTGCTCGGCCCAACGTTGTGCAAAAGATTTTTCAGCCACCTGTGGCAATTCACGGCGTTGCCCCCACGAATCTTTAAAAAAGGTTTTCAAAAAGAAGTTTTTAATGCCTGTGCCTAAAAAGTCGGTCAATTTGCGGCTTTGCATTACGCGTTTCCAGGCCGTCCAGCCCCATACTTCTTTTTTAGGAACCAGGTTCTCCTTTACTGCATCGCGCCTGTTAAGAAGCAACATTTTATGCAGATCAATTTTTACCGGACAAACCTCGGTACAGGCCCCGCAAAGAGTTGAAGCGTAACTGAGGTGTTTAAACTCATCCATACCTTGCGTGTGTGGGGTGATTACAGAACCAATAGGGCCATTGTAAGTGGTGTTGTAAACGGCCCCACCAATGGTTTGATATACTGGGCATACGTTTAAACAAGCTCCGCACTGAATGCAGTACAAGCCTTGTCGCTGTTCTTTTTGCGCCAGTAGGTTGGTGCGCCCGTTATCCAGCAAGATAATGTACATCTCATCGGGCCCATCAGTTTCGGTTGCCCGTCGCGGACCGCTGATGATGGTGTTATAACGCATTAGCCCCTGCCCGGTACTGTGTGTAGCCAGCATGGGCCAAAATAAATCTAGGTCGGTTAATGAGGGAACCAGTTTTTCAATACCTGCTATAGCGATATGTATTTTGGGGAAACTGGTAGTTAAGCGGGCGTCGCCTTCATTTTCACTTAAGGCTATGCTGCCCGTATCTGTTATTAAAAAATCAGCGCCCGTAATGCCTACATCGGCCTGTATAAATTTATTGCGAAGCAACTCGCGGGCTTTTTTTGTAATTTGTTCTGGTGTAGCTTGGGCTGGTAAGCCAAAGCGTTCATGAAATAGTTGGGCAATGGTTTCGGCAGAAAGGTGCATGCCTGGTTTAACCAAGTGTGTGGGTTTCTGCCCTAATAAATCTACTATAAACTCACCAATGTTAGCCGACAGTAGTTCTACTTGTTCATTTTGTAATGCCGGCTTTAAATCAATCTCGCTGGTAACAATATTTCTCGATTGGATGACTGTTTTAGCGTCAACACGTTGTATGATGTTGAGTATTTCTTGCCGGGCTTCTTCTGCATCGTTAGCCCATATTACTTTGCCGCCCCGCCGCTGAAAATTGGCTTCAAACTCTGGTAACAACTTATCCAGGTTTTCTATGGCCCGCCATTTAATAACGTGCGCTTTGCGCTTGGCCGTTGCCAAATTAGCTAGTTGATAAGTGCCCAGCCCAATAGCATTTTCCTGAGTTTGCAGATTCTCCTGCAACACATCCCGTTTAGGCAAATTAAACGCCTGTGCGGCTGATTCAGCGGAAAACTTTTCGGCAGTGCTGCTCATAAGGGCGAAGATAGTATTTTTAGTATTTAATCAATAGTTGATGTGCTGTTATGGCTTTATTGGAGCAGGTTTATAAATAATAAAATACAAAAACACCCATTATTAACCCTGTTTTAACAATTAAAGGTTGGTAATGGGTGTTTTTGTAGCAGGAGCGGTTTTGTTCAACTACCGGCTGCTAGGCATGTCGTTGGTTACATCAACAGCCGGGCGGATATCGCGGTTAGCTAAATCCCAGCCGGTAAAAAATACCAGTTGCGCACGTTTTACCAGCAAAGGGAAGTCAATCTTGCTTACTTCGTCGCTTACACGGTGGTAATCTTCATGTACTCCATCAAAATAGAATACAATAGGTACGTTGTGCTTAGCAAAGTTATAATGATCTGAACGGTAGTAAATGCGCTCAGGATCTTTCGGGTCATTGTACTTGTAATCAATTGCTAGGTTGGTATAGGTGTTATTTGCATTTTCACTGACTTTATGCAGCGTAGTACTCAATTTATCAGAACCAATCAGGTAGCAATAATCTGGCGAATCTTTGTGTGCCGGGTCGCGACGACCAATCATGTCAATATTTAAGTCGGTAACGGTATTAGCCAGTGGGAACACCGGGTGTTCAGAATAGTATTCAGAACCTAGTAAGCCTTTTTCTTCACCTACGTTGCCTAAAAATAGTAAGGTACGGCGTGGGCCTTTACCATCTTTTTTGGCTTGGGCGAAAGCACGAGCAATTTCCAGAATACCAGTAGTTCCTGAACCATCATCGTCAGCACCGTTGTTAATGCGGTCGCCAGGAGTACCTTCAGGTAACATGCCTATATGGTCATAATGCGCTGAAAACACCAGCACTTCGTCTTTTAATTTCGGGTCTGAACCTGGCATGTAAGCCACAATATCTACCGCTTTGGCATCTTTTACCTCCGTAGCATAATCAGCACTAACATCAGCTTTAATAGTTTGAGCGGTAGTGGTTTCGGCTGAAGCCGCTTTTAATTGCTCAAAAGTTTTACCGCTGCTTTTCAGTAACTGATCAGCAACTGCAGGAGTAATCGTTAACATTAGCGGCCTTGCCATACCTTGGCGTGGCGCTGATGCGGTCTCCTCATTCCGTTTTAAAGCCAAACGTTCGCTTACTTTACCTGTCATGCCTGGGCGTACATTACCCACCAGTAAAATCAAAGCGGGGTTTTTGCTACGTAAAGCCTGGCTGCCAAAGTTAGCGCGTTGCCGTGGATCGGCTGTTGTTTGTGTGCCGGGTTTAGGTTCGCCAATAATCAATACTACTTTGCCGGTTAAATCGGCATTGGTTACTTCGGCCTCAGTACCATAGCCGGCAAATACTACTTCATTTGCTTTAATAGTTTTAGTACCTGAACCGCCCATGGCTACATAATCTTTACCATAAGCCAGTTCGTGGCCATTCACCATAAACGACTTAAAGGTAAACGCGGTATTAGTTAATGGAACATCTAAAAAGTAAGAACCCTTATTAGCAGGCAGTAAACCAATCTTTTTATACTCGCCGGCTAAATAGTTAGCTGCACGATCAGCACCGGGTTTGCCAGTCTCGCGGCCTTCCATGGCATCAGAGGCTATTACGCTTAACTGCTTTTTGGCATCTTCGGCCGTAATTACCTGCGCATATTTAACCGCCGTAGCGTTTTTTTGCGCAAAAGCACCCACGGCAGCTGTTAAGGCCGCAGTGCACAATAAAGTTTTTTTCATGTTCAGGAGATACATATTAACAAAAGGCTGAAAGGTAGAAAAATTTGAAAATTCAAAAGGTAACAATCTTGAGAGGCATTATAGGGATGCAGATAATATAGTAAAATGTTGTAGTAGATGGCTTATGCACTACATTTTATAAATAAAAAAGCTGCACTCTGTTCTTTGGTGCAGCTTTTTTTAGGGGTTATTATATGTTATTGCGGTCGGTTGCCTAATCTGGGATCAGATTTAGGTTTCGTCCGGTATTCATGAGGAGGCTCAACACCTAATAAATTTTTAACAAAATAATCCCAGCGACGGCGCATCATGTAATAGGAATAGGTGCCATAGCCATGCGCGCTATTCGGGAATATAACTAAATCATAATCTTTGTTGGCCTTCTCTAAAGCTTCAACTACTAATAGTGTGTTGGAAGGCGGAACGTTATCATCCATCAAGCCATGGGCCAGCATGAGTTTGCCTTTTAAGTTTTGGGCAAAAATCTCGTTGGCATGTGCTGCGTAGTCAGATGCCGTAACTAAACCGTCATAGCGTTCGCCCCAATCGTCTTCATAATTGCGATTATCATGGTTGCCCGATTCAGAGATACCCACTTTAAAAAAGTCCGGATAACGGAACATAGCTGCTGCTGTAGCAAAACCGCCGCCTGAATGCCCCCAAATACCCACACGGTTAATGTCGATATAGGCGTACTTCTGTGCTAGTTGCTGTATGCCGGTAACCTGATCGGGTAAGGTATTTTCAGACATGTTGCCGTAGCTCATGTCATGAAAACTCTTAGAGCGCAGCGGATTGCTGGTGCCTTCAATGGCTACTACAACAAAGCCTAATTCAGCTAATGATTGGTTATCGCGAGTAGCAGCACCAAAAGACCAACCACCAGTACCGATGCTACCTCCCTGCGGGCCAGGATAGATATAATCAATAATTGGATATTTTTTGTTGGGATCCAGATGAGTAGGCACAAACATCAACCCATACAGGTCAGTTTTGCCGTCGTGAGCTTTTACTGTAATTGGTATAGGTGCCTTCCAGCCAGTTGCAGTTAATCTGGAAACGTCGGTTTTTTCAAGAGTAGTCAACAGCTTGCCGTTTAGGTTACGCAAAACTGTAACGGGCGGCATATCTGGTTTAGAATAAGTATCAACAAAGTAGCTACCTGAAGGTGAGAAGGTGACCTGATGGGTGCCAGCTTCTGGAGTAAGCACCGTAAAGTGTTTGCCATCAAAACCTACCCGGCATAGTTGACTAAAGTAAGGGTTTTCTGATTCACGACCTGTAGTCAGGAAGTACACTAAGCGATTTTTCTCATCTACCTTGAGTAGTTGGGTTACTAACCAGTTGCCTTTGGTAATTTGGTTTTTTAGTTTACCGGTTGAAGCATTGTACAAGTACAAGTGGCCCCAGTTATCACGTTCCGAGAACCAGATAATTTCGTTGGTTTTTTGCAGATAGCGCCAGTTAATGCTGCCCCAGCCCGACTCATACTGTGTAGGTATGGTTTCTTCAAACACCTCACGCACAGTGCCAGTGGTGGCGTTGGCAATACGGAATTTTTCCTGCTTATGATCGCGTGAGGTAGATACGAAAGCTAATTGTGAAGCATCCGCGTTCCAATCTATATCATCAAAAGTACCGCTGCTGGATATATCATCACTCAAGGTAGCGCGGTGCGGATCGGGCTGTACTTGCAATCGTACTACTTTGGGCTGATCTACATCAATAATTACGCGCTGAATCATGGCAATATTTTTATCGCCAGGTAGTGGATATTTCCAGCTGCGTAATTCTGGGTGCCCTACGTTAGTAGTAACCAAGTACATGTCGCCCACTTTGCGCTGATCTTGTTGAAAAGTAGCAATCTTTTTAGAATCAGGTGACCAACGCAATATAGCCCGGTCACTGTGCGACCAGCCGGCATTATCAGTTGCATAGCCAAAATCTTTTACACCATCAGTAGTAAGTTGGGTTTGCTGATTAGTTTTAGTATCGCGTACCCACAAGTTATAATCTTTAATAAAAGCCGCCCGTTTGCCATCAGGTGATAAAACTTCATTACCGGCACCACCACGTCTGCGTCCAAAGCCGGTTGCTGCTTCGTTGCTTGCCGGTTCTGTATCTTCAGCTACTTGTTGAGTTTGCAGGTTGTATTTCCATGACTTACCTTCTGCCTGAAATTTCACAAACCGGTTATCAGATGAAAAGCTAATGGTTTGAAAAGGTAACATAGCTGCTTGGTAGCTTTTCCCTGTAGCTGTTGAAAGCGCCATAGCCAATTTTTGATGATCAAACGCTACAGTGCGCGTTTTTTTTACCGGATCAACCAAAATGTACTCGCTTCCTTGAGCGGTGAGATCACGATACCAAAAACGATCATTAGGTTGCCAATTGGGGCGTACGTTGGCATGATCAATTAACGGTGCCGTGTTGTAGGTCATGAAACTTTCTGCATGTTCATAGTCCTTGGTGGTTAAAGTATTGCTCTGCTGAGCCTGTGCGCTCAGGGTAGTGGCTACAACCAAGGCCGGGAGTAAAATTTTATGCATAGCTGGCCAAATATGTTATGAGTATTGGATATAGTACGTGTTTGAACAAAAAAATCAATAAACAACAAAGTAACATTTTTAGAAAGTTATTTGCCCGTTATTGATAGTAAATTATTTGTTATAGCTAACCTGTACCATGAATGATCTGCTAATACTTGTACATATTAATCAAGCTGTATAAAATTTGAATGCTCTTATTGATAGTTTAAGCTTGACTAACCTAACGTGTAAAATCAACTAATTGAGTTTAGTTGATTTTTAAGTGTCAACTATACAGGTGTAGTTAAAATAATATCAACTTTAATAAATATTTACAAAGTTGTAATGTTCCTGATAGTTTTTTTGATATTATATATGCTATATAATTCATTTTAACACGAAATATAGTAAATGGATTTAGCTGGAGTCACTTACCACTTCAAATTAGTAAGATGTATTTATAAGAGGTTATTGGGAGGTTTTATAACAGAGTTCTTATAAACTGTTTAACTGAAAATAAATTTTGAGCGTTGGTTTAATAACAATTGCAATCGGTTGAAACATAGGCGTAGGCTATATTATAGGTTAGTCTTCGTAAAGGTGCCTATGTTTAGTATCTATTAATAAGAAAATTAATAACACACCGCAGCCTATAATAATTAAGCGAAGGAATTTATAATAACAAAATATTGTGTTAAAGTACTCCTGCGTGCAACTATGATGAATGTTAGGTTTTATAGCTGATACTATTTTGCCTTTACACTCTAATTCCTACTTTCTTGTTCAATAGAATAAAGAATACTATAGGCAATTATGTATTGCATAATGTTAAAATAGTATTATGCAGGCAGCGGAGTGCTCAACTACTTTTGAACTAATCAATTATATAATAATTTATGGGAAAATTTCTACGAATAGCTATGCTGTTTGTGTGTTTTTTTGCTTGTATCAGGGCTTTTGCTCAAGATGCAGGTACGAGAATTACTGGAACAGTATCAGACGACAAAGGTGTTACTCTGCCTGGTGTAACCGTTAAGGTAACCGGCACCTCGAATGCAGTAGTAACCAACTTAGATGGTAAATACACTATTACTGCCCCAGCCGGCGCAAAATCTTTAACCTACACTTTCGTAGGTATGGAAACGCATGTGGAAAATATTGCTGGCCGTACAGTAATTAATGCTACGCTTGGGCAATCCTCTAAAGCATTAAATGATGTAGTGGTGATTGGTTATGGTACCCAAAAAAGAGGCGACGTAAACGGTGCAATAGCTTCAGTAACAGCTACGCAAATAGCCGACATTCCACAA
This region includes:
- a CDS encoding VanZ family protein, giving the protein MSAETHSSLFFPGFDKLVHCGFFFVFATLACNGVIRRKGAQTILNAISIVVISIGFGAMIEIMQKFIFTWRDGDWGDLFADSTGAAMAVFAILVTVFSATRYEKN
- the gcvH gene encoding glycine cleavage system protein GcvH, with translation MNFPANLKYTKDHEWIRVEGTEAYIGITEFAQRELGDIVYVDINTIGQEVSQEDVFGTVEAVKTVSDLFMPVTATVQEVNAMLDSQPELVNTDPYGDGWMVKITLTDPTEVDSLLSADDYQLLIGA
- a CDS encoding DUF4142 domain-containing protein codes for the protein MKKLSFVCMMALSACMFQACKGPSNDSTANADSANHTKDTSTNALNTGGIAVAEDDSKFAVDAANGGMAEVELAKVAQAKATNPQVKSFADMMIKDHTKANDELMALAKTKNITLPTTLGNDEQKVMTDLNQKKGADFDKAYVSDMVDDHKKDVDLFEKASKDSKDADLKAFATKTLPVLKMHLQTIEGIQKSMK
- a CDS encoding dihydrofolate reductase family protein; the protein is MRKVILNLAVSLDGYIEGPNGEYDWCFTDEDYGMSDFFSTVDTIFMGRKSYELIAGLEEQSFPGMKIVVFSDTLTADLELSNVSLINSANFIDEVKAILSQPGDNIWLFGGATLLSSFLEHKLVSEFWLSIHPVVLGGGKPLFQAVQDRLNLMLTDTQTYPSGLVQLRYVPKPEFDYSLLQNDFTDSELKSSLGL
- a CDS encoding lactate utilization protein B codes for the protein MSSTAEKFSAESAAQAFNLPKRDVLQENLQTQENAIGLGTYQLANLATAKRKAHVIKWRAIENLDKLLPEFEANFQRRGGKVIWANDAEEARQEILNIIQRVDAKTVIQSRNIVTSEIDLKPALQNEQVELLSANIGEFIVDLLGQKPTHLVKPGMHLSAETIAQLFHERFGLPAQATPEQITKKARELLRNKFIQADVGITGADFLITDTGSIALSENEGDARLTTSFPKIHIAIAGIEKLVPSLTDLDLFWPMLATHSTGQGLMRYNTIISGPRRATETDGPDEMYIILLDNGRTNLLAQKEQRQGLYCIQCGACLNVCPVYQTIGGAVYNTTYNGPIGSVITPHTQGMDEFKHLSYASTLCGACTEVCPVKIDLHKMLLLNRRDAVKENLVPKKEVWGWTAWKRVMQSRKLTDFLGTGIKNFFLKTFFKDSWGQRRELPQVAEKSFAQRWAEQKSQPED
- a CDS encoding M28 family peptidase, translating into MKKTLLCTAALTAAVGAFAQKNATAVKYAQVITAEDAKKQLSVIASDAMEGRETGKPGADRAANYLAGEYKKIGLLPANKGSYFLDVPLTNTAFTFKSFMVNGHELAYGKDYVAMGGSGTKTIKANEVVFAGYGTEAEVTNADLTGKVVLIIGEPKPGTQTTADPRQRANFGSQALRSKNPALILLVGNVRPGMTGKVSERLALKRNEETASAPRQGMARPLMLTITPAVADQLLKSSGKTFEQLKAASAETTTAQTIKADVSADYATEVKDAKAVDIVAYMPGSDPKLKDEVLVFSAHYDHIGMLPEGTPGDRINNGADDDGSGTTGILEIARAFAQAKKDGKGPRRTLLFLGNVGEEKGLLGSEYYSEHPVFPLANTVTDLNIDMIGRRDPAHKDSPDYCYLIGSDKLSTTLHKVSENANNTYTNLAIDYKYNDPKDPERIYYRSDHYNFAKHNVPIVFYFDGVHEDYHRVSDEVSKIDFPLLVKRAQLVFFTGWDLANRDIRPAVDVTNDMPSSR
- a CDS encoding S9 family peptidase, whose amino-acid sequence is MHKILLPALVVATTLSAQAQQSNTLTTKDYEHAESFMTYNTAPLIDHANVRPNWQPNDRFWYRDLTAQGSEYILVDPVKKTRTVAFDHQKLAMALSTATGKSYQAAMLPFQTISFSSDNRFVKFQAEGKSWKYNLQTQQVAEDTEPASNEAATGFGRRRGGAGNEVLSPDGKRAAFIKDYNLWVRDTKTNQQTQLTTDGVKDFGYATDNAGWSHSDRAILRWSPDSKKIATFQQDQRKVGDMYLVTTNVGHPELRSWKYPLPGDKNIAMIQRVIIDVDQPKVVRLQVQPDPHRATLSDDISSSGTFDDIDWNADASQLAFVSTSRDHKQEKFRIANATTGTVREVFEETIPTQYESGWGSINWRYLQKTNEIIWFSERDNWGHLYLYNASTGKLKNQITKGNWLVTQLLKVDEKNRLVYFLTTGRESENPYFSQLCRVGFDGKHFTVLTPEAGTHQVTFSPSGSYFVDTYSKPDMPPVTVLRNLNGKLLTTLEKTDVSRLTATGWKAPIPITVKAHDGKTDLYGLMFVPTHLDPNKKYPIIDYIYPGPQGGSIGTGGWSFGAATRDNQSLAELGFVVVAIEGTSNPLRSKSFHDMSYGNMSENTLPDQVTGIQQLAQKYAYIDINRVGIWGHSGGGFATAAAMFRYPDFFKVGISESGNHDNRNYEDDWGERYDGLVTASDYAAHANEIFAQNLKGKLMLAHGLMDDNVPPSNTLLVVEALEKANKDYDLVIFPNSAHGYGTYSYYMMRRRWDYFVKNLLGVEPPHEYRTKPKSDPRLGNRPQ